A genomic window from Providencia alcalifaciens includes:
- a CDS encoding phage tail tape measure protein, with product MADVASLAVALHLNAASFKSQVFDAYDSARKESQKFAQAATKDAGNTAERLLEVSASARKAGADLSASGQLARHSQLGFAQLRNALTSVSAGSSVATSSLIGGFIPALERSLENVNSVKFSLAEQQRVAQEAAREAINLSRAQIEGAQADRKSAQEKINLAAKMRDEAIARREQAFALDEYLERQVEVNKQHGISVSYAEDHAKNARIISEANIAEADAKKRMQSASNAIILADKSELDGKKNLAAATVQLSDASKELTFSQRAAANSASLFKSAWGMMGGAVGISIMASAGAFTYLYSQYQQAEERQKAFNAALQKGGLGLVTTAYDLRNLANELGGTAEAYKSVTAAASAGFSGDLLHQVSELGVQMEKSGGSVDLLISKLVSIGEQPLTGIKKLIDEGVVVESDIVQRIALLEREGKTREASELAQISTLQAKVKAENTQSEVLKAQKNEVESLRRSYQGLYEVTNGSNYVKINTQVNNAFLEETIKLKKEQAQIQEKQLLEQKEAAYKQLEITTNFNAAFKAGTDQQKERSERQKQFKEMLDKGTISANEYQQAIKGLDKLFTAPKKTGSNPVVDEGKQRIEQLLQQGAALRAQLEETEGLTASERKLASFEQELIGLQGQHLNARQKSIQSHHVEIRTQLLKNAELEKEIKFKELRKKFDDQNFEVMQKTSKISQDATNQILQMTMSQNAYDLMLEEQRIQDDFRQRRYQLDKEVSDKKSQLYADQTAFLLQEEQKQLEIVRQSSKDKSRDQKDAYKGMARGVQDFGNTAENVYDQMRSISNSALSDMSGMLANFVATGKLNFADFAQSVVTEITKMIFQMMIFNALKAGFTGTAFGDAMGLKATPNAKGNTYESPGLSAHRNSIVKSPTLFPFAKGGVPGMGLMGEAGPEAIMPLTRGRDGSLGVRVLGLEQAQSAAPSIIIHQTFHVTGNGDQALYDAMQEAAKMGAKQGSDDALAKIQRDFMTRGKIRGSLER from the coding sequence ATGGCTGACGTTGCAAGTTTAGCGGTTGCGTTACACCTCAACGCAGCCTCTTTTAAATCACAAGTCTTTGATGCGTATGACTCTGCGCGAAAAGAATCCCAAAAATTCGCACAAGCAGCAACGAAAGATGCGGGTAACACAGCGGAAAGATTATTAGAAGTGTCAGCCAGTGCCAGAAAGGCGGGTGCTGATTTATCTGCTTCTGGCCAATTGGCGAGACACTCACAACTTGGATTTGCTCAACTAAGAAATGCACTTACCAGTGTTTCTGCGGGTTCATCGGTAGCGACCAGTAGTTTAATTGGGGGTTTTATTCCTGCACTGGAACGCTCATTAGAGAACGTCAACAGTGTTAAATTTTCTTTAGCAGAACAGCAGCGAGTCGCACAAGAAGCCGCGAGAGAGGCTATTAATTTATCTCGTGCTCAAATCGAAGGGGCTCAAGCGGATAGAAAAAGCGCCCAAGAAAAAATCAATCTTGCAGCAAAAATGCGTGATGAAGCCATTGCCCGCAGAGAGCAAGCTTTTGCACTCGATGAGTATTTAGAGCGACAAGTTGAAGTGAATAAGCAGCATGGTATATCAGTCAGCTATGCTGAGGATCATGCTAAAAACGCACGCATTATCAGTGAGGCAAATATTGCCGAAGCCGATGCCAAGAAGCGAATGCAGAGTGCGTCTAATGCCATTATTTTGGCTGATAAAAGCGAGCTTGATGGTAAGAAAAATCTAGCAGCTGCGACAGTTCAATTATCCGATGCCAGCAAAGAACTAACCTTCTCACAGCGGGCAGCGGCGAATAGTGCCAGTTTGTTTAAAAGTGCATGGGGCATGATGGGGGGCGCTGTTGGTATTAGCATTATGGCGTCAGCGGGTGCCTTTACTTATTTATACTCTCAATATCAGCAAGCCGAAGAGCGCCAAAAAGCCTTCAATGCAGCCTTGCAAAAAGGCGGGTTAGGGCTTGTAACAACCGCCTATGATCTACGAAATCTAGCGAATGAGCTAGGTGGAACTGCAGAAGCTTATAAATCTGTGACTGCCGCAGCTAGTGCGGGTTTTTCTGGTGATTTGCTTCACCAAGTTTCAGAGCTTGGTGTTCAGATGGAAAAGTCTGGTGGTAGCGTTGATTTGCTTATTAGTAAATTGGTTTCTATAGGTGAACAGCCATTAACTGGAATAAAAAAACTAATTGATGAAGGCGTTGTTGTCGAATCAGATATTGTTCAGCGCATCGCGCTACTTGAAAGGGAAGGAAAAACAAGAGAGGCTTCCGAATTAGCTCAAATATCGACACTGCAAGCTAAGGTAAAAGCGGAAAATACGCAAAGTGAAGTGCTAAAAGCACAAAAAAATGAGGTTGAATCTCTTAGGCGTAGCTATCAAGGACTATATGAGGTAACTAACGGTAGTAATTATGTAAAAATAAATACACAAGTGAATAATGCATTCTTAGAGGAAACAATAAAACTAAAAAAAGAACAGGCGCAAATACAAGAAAAGCAATTATTAGAGCAAAAAGAAGCTGCATATAAACAACTTGAGATAACTACAAATTTTAATGCAGCATTTAAAGCAGGAACAGATCAGCAAAAGGAACGCTCTGAAAGGCAAAAGCAATTCAAAGAGATGTTGGATAAGGGCACTATTTCCGCAAATGAATATCAACAAGCCATAAAAGGGCTGGATAAGTTATTTACTGCCCCAAAGAAAACAGGTAGCAACCCTGTTGTTGATGAAGGAAAGCAGCGTATAGAACAGCTTTTGCAACAAGGTGCCGCACTACGAGCTCAATTGGAAGAAACTGAAGGTCTTACTGCATCAGAGCGTAAGCTTGCTTCCTTTGAACAAGAATTAATTGGATTGCAAGGGCAGCATTTAAATGCTCGACAAAAAAGCATCCAATCACACCATGTTGAGATCCGCACACAGTTACTAAAAAACGCTGAGTTAGAAAAAGAAATTAAATTTAAGGAGTTGCGAAAGAAATTTGATGACCAAAATTTTGAGGTTATGCAAAAAACGTCAAAAATTAGTCAAGATGCAACAAATCAAATCTTGCAAATGACGATGAGTCAAAATGCTTATGATTTAATGCTTGAAGAGCAGCGTATTCAAGATGATTTCAGGCAAAGACGCTATCAATTGGACAAGGAAGTTTCAGATAAAAAATCTCAACTCTATGCTGACCAAACGGCATTTTTACTTCAAGAAGAGCAAAAGCAGTTAGAAATTGTTCGTCAATCGTCGAAAGATAAATCTAGAGATCAGAAGGATGCTTACAAAGGAATGGCTAGAGGTGTGCAAGATTTTGGCAATACAGCTGAAAATGTTTATGACCAAATGCGATCTATTAGTAATTCAGCCCTCAGTGACATGTCAGGTATGCTGGCTAACTTCGTTGCGACAGGGAAATTAAACTTTGCCGATTTTGCCCAATCAGTAGTGACTGAAATTACTAAAATGATCTTCCAGATGATGATCTTCAATGCTCTAAAAGCAGGTTTTACTGGTACCGCTTTTGGTGATGCAATGGGACTAAAAGCCACACCAAATGCCAAAGGTAATACTTATGAGTCTCCTGGATTAAGCGCCCATCGTAATAGTATTGTGAAATCTCCAACGTTATTTCCTTTTGCTAAGGGTGGCGTTCCTGGGATGGGGTTAATGGGTGAGGCTGGACCAGAGGCGATTATGCCATTAACTCGCGGAAGGGATGGTTCGCTAGGCGTTAGGGTTCTAGGGTTGGAGCAAGCACAATCAGCCGCGCCAAGTATTATTATTCATCAAACATTCCACGTTACTGGCAATGGTGATCAGGCTCTTTATGATGCAATGCAAGAAGCTGCAAAGATGGGGGCAAAGCAAGGTTCAGATGACGCTTTAGCTAAAATACAGCGTGATTTTATGACGAGAGGAAAAATCCGAGGATCCCTTGAGAGGTAA
- a CDS encoding major tail shaft subunit, producing MADKKSSPEYAMLPAGTIVKFGKPGDTVEQMKALENCKATGATGLTGGFVDCTTLIDKNKQSISDLPDGPEKSLGFIDDPENADFAAFLNAANAREVVQFYLELPNKRTATMILALSGWEMNSLEAPANEVIQITVKGKQNNITWGVATAGGTE from the coding sequence ATGGCTGATAAAAAATCATCCCCTGAATATGCAATGTTGCCTGCCGGCACTATCGTTAAATTTGGTAAACCGGGTGATACCGTTGAGCAGATGAAAGCACTGGAAAACTGCAAAGCAACAGGCGCAACGGGGCTAACTGGCGGGTTTGTTGATTGCACTACGCTTATCGATAAAAACAAACAATCAATCTCTGATTTACCGGATGGACCTGAAAAATCACTTGGGTTTATCGATGATCCAGAGAATGCGGATTTTGCTGCATTTTTGAACGCTGCGAATGCCCGTGAAGTAGTGCAGTTTTACCTTGAGCTACCTAACAAACGTACAGCAACCATGATTTTGGCATTATCTGGCTGGGAAATGAATAGCCTTGAAGCGCCTGCGAATGAGGTTATCCAAATTACTGTAAAAGGTAAGCAAAATAACATCACATGGGGTGTTGCTACTGCTGGAGGTACAGAATAA
- a CDS encoding HK97-gp10 family putative phage morphogenesis protein, producing MRMTVEVKGLKDLEYELNKLGEEITTKVLRQAGREAMTPVLDDMKKHAGYDATSEAEHMRDSIKITTTSRMKDNKTLSVMTVRVGPTKAHYMKAKAQEFGTIKQIPNPFIRPALDYNRQFILNTLASEIRASIEKYR from the coding sequence ATGAGAATGACGGTCGAAGTGAAGGGGTTAAAAGACCTGGAATATGAGCTAAATAAACTAGGAGAAGAAATTACCACAAAGGTGTTAAGGCAAGCGGGGCGAGAGGCAATGACACCCGTGTTGGACGATATGAAAAAGCATGCTGGTTATGATGCGACAAGCGAAGCTGAACACATGAGAGACAGCATCAAAATTACGACCACAAGCCGAATGAAGGACAACAAAACACTCTCTGTCATGACAGTAAGAGTGGGTCCTACTAAAGCGCATTATATGAAAGCAAAGGCGCAAGAATTTGGCACCATCAAACAGATACCGAATCCATTCATCAGACCTGCGTTGGATTATAACCGTCAATTTATTCTCAACACACTTGCATCGGAAATACGTGCAAGCATCGAAAAATATCGTTAA
- a CDS encoding phage head closure protein produces the protein MKAGELNKRILLSRIEEVRDEFGVPKSSLVKVKEVWAKAEAMSNRKIRTADQQQVIETYQFTIRPRSDVNIGWIITYQNRNFTVRAVDRNQSDRLIITTEADNQHDRN, from the coding sequence ATGAAAGCGGGCGAACTCAATAAGCGGATTTTGTTATCGCGTATCGAGGAAGTGAGGGATGAGTTCGGCGTCCCTAAATCTAGTTTGGTGAAAGTCAAAGAGGTTTGGGCAAAAGCGGAGGCGATGTCTAACCGGAAAATACGCACCGCCGATCAACAGCAGGTTATTGAAACGTACCAATTCACTATTCGACCACGCAGCGACGTTAATATCGGGTGGATCATCACTTATCAAAACCGCAACTTCACGGTTCGCGCTGTTGATAGAAACCAGTCAGACCGACTAATCATAACGACGGAGGCTGACAATCAGCATGATAGAAACTGA
- a CDS encoding head-tail connector protein, whose protein sequence is MPLPTLEKLKAQCRIDDDNATEDDLLITYMLAAKKRAENYINRTLYDGDIPESDPDGLQISEDVELAIMLAVGHFYENRETTGMSAGFKALLEPYRYINI, encoded by the coding sequence ATGCCATTACCCACATTGGAGAAGTTAAAGGCGCAATGTCGGATTGACGATGACAATGCAACAGAAGATGACTTGCTGATCACGTATATGCTTGCGGCTAAGAAGCGGGCAGAAAACTACATCAATAGAACGCTTTATGACGGTGATATTCCTGAATCCGATCCAGATGGTTTGCAGATCTCGGAGGATGTTGAGTTGGCCATTATGCTGGCGGTGGGTCATTTCTATGAAAATAGAGAAACAACGGGAATGTCTGCCGGGTTTAAAGCTCTATTGGAGCCATATCGCTATATTAATATTTAG
- a CDS encoding phage major capsid protein, with protein MKLHELKQKRNTIAVDMRAIHEKVGEGVMTDEQRTEWNKAKTELENLEAQIEREEQLRSLDQEFVDDKEQEQRRNPENDPEAAKVERRNLAFDRFVRSGFGELSTEERQALKELRAQGTSPDEKGGYTVPTQMLNKIIEQMKAYGGIASVAQILTTSTGQGITWSTSDGTEEEGELLGENTAASEQDVEFGTAILGAKKLSSKIIRVSNELLQDSGVNIEAYLGSRIAQRIGRGEAKYLVKGTGTGSPLQPKGLDASVTGTIDASATFGWKDINALEHALDPAYRNGPKFRLAFNDDTLKNLKEMEDAQKRPLWLPSIAGVAPSTILGMQYVVDQAIDKMEAGKKFIFCGDFDRFILRRVTYMTLKRLVERYAEYDQTAFLAFHRFDCVLEDTSAIKALVGKGTTK; from the coding sequence ATGAAGCTTCATGAATTAAAACAGAAACGTAACACCATCGCTGTCGATATGCGTGCTATTCACGAAAAAGTGGGTGAAGGTGTGATGACCGATGAGCAGCGCACCGAGTGGAATAAAGCGAAAACAGAGCTTGAAAACTTGGAAGCACAAATTGAGCGTGAAGAGCAGCTTCGTTCATTAGACCAGGAGTTTGTTGACGATAAAGAGCAAGAGCAGCGTCGTAATCCTGAAAATGACCCTGAAGCGGCAAAAGTCGAACGTCGTAATTTAGCCTTTGATCGCTTTGTGCGTAGCGGGTTCGGTGAGTTATCAACGGAAGAGCGTCAAGCGCTTAAAGAATTACGTGCGCAGGGAACATCGCCGGATGAAAAAGGCGGGTATACCGTACCGACACAAATGCTGAATAAAATTATTGAGCAGATGAAGGCATATGGTGGCATTGCCAGCGTCGCACAAATTTTAACAACATCAACAGGACAAGGTATTACATGGTCCACTTCGGATGGCACAGAGGAAGAAGGGGAATTATTAGGCGAAAATACAGCGGCTAGCGAACAAGATGTAGAATTTGGCACTGCAATCTTAGGTGCGAAAAAGCTTTCCTCTAAAATTATTCGCGTATCAAACGAGTTACTTCAAGATAGCGGCGTGAATATTGAAGCATATTTAGGTAGCCGTATTGCTCAGCGGATTGGTCGCGGTGAAGCGAAGTATTTAGTTAAAGGCACAGGGACTGGATCGCCGCTGCAGCCTAAAGGGCTAGATGCTTCCGTCACTGGTACGATTGATGCATCCGCAACGTTTGGGTGGAAAGATATTAACGCTTTAGAACATGCGTTAGACCCTGCCTACCGAAATGGACCTAAGTTCCGTTTAGCGTTCAACGATGACACATTAAAAAACCTGAAAGAAATGGAGGATGCACAAAAACGCCCACTGTGGTTGCCATCGATTGCCGGAGTTGCTCCTTCGACTATCTTGGGTATGCAATATGTGGTTGATCAGGCCATTGATAAAATGGAAGCGGGTAAGAAATTCATCTTCTGCGGTGACTTTGACCGATTCATTTTGCGTCGTGTGACCTACATGACTCTGAAACGTTTAGTTGAGCGTTATGCAGAGTATGATCAGACCGCATTTTTGGCGTTCCACCGCTTCGATTGTGTCCTTGAAGATACTTCAGCGATTAAGGCGCTGGTCGGTAAAGGCACCACAAAATAA